One genomic window of Leptospira harrisiae includes the following:
- a CDS encoding SDR family NAD(P)-dependent oxidoreductase, producing MNKDFWNDRVVVITGATSGIGKALYEELATFPCELVLVARRAAEISEPKNKHDGVIIHRVACDLADPTSVLDATEWIGKEVSKIDVLFNNAGITAHGRFDSLSMDVYRKTFATNFFGPIQFIRGLLPLLLTAKGNIVTTSTVSALYGVPGRAAYSASKSALHAALESLRIENLESGLGVSLVCVPYTDTALRTSGLDASGGTLSEAPAKGKRKSAKEVAHVLMSVAKDKEARLVTFNLSGKFLEWMRFFSPKFLEKILYKKLYEDFKSH from the coding sequence ATGAATAAAGATTTTTGGAACGATAGGGTGGTAGTGATCACTGGAGCAACAAGTGGGATCGGCAAGGCATTGTATGAAGAATTGGCTACCTTTCCCTGTGAACTTGTCCTTGTAGCAAGAAGGGCTGCAGAAATTTCCGAACCCAAAAACAAACACGACGGTGTTATCATTCACCGAGTTGCTTGTGATCTTGCGGATCCTACTTCTGTATTAGATGCCACCGAATGGATTGGAAAGGAAGTTTCTAAAATTGATGTTTTGTTTAATAACGCAGGAATCACTGCACATGGTCGTTTTGATTCCCTTTCGATGGATGTGTATCGCAAAACCTTTGCTACGAATTTTTTTGGCCCCATCCAATTCATCCGTGGGCTTTTACCTCTTCTTCTTACTGCCAAAGGAAATATTGTCACCACATCCACAGTCTCTGCTCTCTATGGAGTGCCTGGGCGTGCGGCATACTCCGCATCTAAGTCTGCCTTACATGCGGCACTCGAATCTCTTCGGATCGAAAACTTAGAATCGGGACTTGGTGTTTCCCTTGTATGTGTTCCCTATACGGACACGGCGCTTAGAACATCTGGCCTTGACGCATCCGGTGGGACTTTATCGGAGGCACCCGCAAAAGGAAAACGAAAGAGTGCAAAAGAAGTAGCTCATGTTTTAATGTCTGTTGCTAAAGACAAAGAAGCAAGGCTTGTCACATTCAACTTGTCAGGAAAATTTTTGGAATGGATGCGATTTTTCTCTCCTAAGTTTTTAGAAAAAATTCTATATAAAAAACTTTATGAGGACTTCAAATCACACTGA
- a CDS encoding DEAD/DEAH box helicase — protein MTKNDTEVGNDFQSFGLRPEILQGITDAGFESPSPIQKQAIPLVLEGKDLIAQAQTGTGKTAAYGLPCLNRISVNDGMQVLVLTPTRELALQVSDELFKLGKHLGIKTTTIYGGSSYSKQITQVAKGAQVAVATPGRLLDLLKGKELKNFKPSMVILDEADEMLDMGFMDDIESIFNLLPTKRQTLLFSATMPEPIKKLASKYQTHPAHVKIAATEKSSKNIEQVYYVIDEAEREISVVRILDYENPFKAIIFTKTKKEADDLKSTLSFKGYPVEALHGDLNQKQREQVLKSLHDGRVKILVATDVAARGLDVKDLSLVINYHLPFDSESYTHRIGRTGRAGKSGKAVTLVTTRESRALIRLKGTSGTNLTIAALPTKKEVLARREEDFLNKVVETEIHADAEEVLEKLLKLDDKRSLALKLLSTMLDKTKISGPEKIGKTPAEWSEMPPGGGSGGRRRRDEGGSGGGGRGGYRGGRSNSDRGERSERGERSERGGDSRRSSSPSSKKEGGVYVKAAGKKTQRFRNK, from the coding sequence ATGACTAAGAATGACACCGAAGTTGGAAATGACTTCCAATCCTTCGGATTACGTCCTGAAATACTACAAGGAATCACTGATGCAGGCTTCGAATCACCAAGCCCTATCCAAAAACAAGCGATTCCGCTCGTATTGGAAGGAAAAGATTTAATCGCACAAGCGCAGACCGGAACCGGAAAAACTGCAGCTTACGGACTCCCCTGTTTGAACCGAATTAGTGTGAACGATGGCATGCAAGTGCTTGTCCTCACTCCAACTCGTGAACTTGCCCTGCAAGTATCTGATGAACTGTTTAAATTGGGAAAACATTTAGGAATCAAAACCACCACAATCTATGGTGGAAGTTCCTATTCTAAACAAATCACACAAGTGGCCAAAGGTGCCCAAGTTGCCGTTGCAACTCCAGGAAGACTTCTCGACCTATTGAAAGGTAAGGAACTTAAAAACTTCAAACCTTCAATGGTGATATTGGATGAAGCAGATGAAATGCTCGATATGGGCTTTATGGATGATATTGAATCCATCTTTAATCTACTGCCAACCAAACGACAAACTTTACTTTTCTCCGCAACAATGCCGGAGCCGATTAAGAAGTTGGCAAGTAAATACCAAACGCACCCTGCTCATGTAAAAATTGCAGCAACAGAAAAATCTTCTAAAAACATCGAACAAGTGTACTACGTGATTGATGAAGCAGAACGTGAAATTTCTGTAGTTCGAATTTTGGATTATGAAAATCCATTTAAGGCAATCATCTTCACAAAAACGAAGAAAGAAGCTGATGATTTAAAATCAACTCTCAGTTTTAAAGGATACCCTGTGGAAGCACTTCACGGAGATCTAAACCAAAAACAAAGAGAACAAGTTTTAAAAAGTCTTCATGATGGCCGAGTGAAGATCCTTGTTGCAACTGACGTTGCCGCTCGTGGACTTGATGTAAAAGATTTGTCACTTGTGATCAACTACCACCTACCTTTTGATAGCGAAAGTTATACTCATAGAATTGGTCGTACAGGTCGTGCCGGAAAATCAGGAAAAGCTGTGACTCTTGTGACAACCAGAGAATCTCGTGCTCTCATCCGACTCAAAGGAACTTCTGGAACCAATTTGACTATTGCAGCTCTTCCAACCAAAAAGGAAGTACTCGCAAGAAGAGAAGAAGACTTTTTAAACAAAGTTGTGGAAACAGAAATCCATGCAGACGCAGAAGAAGTTTTAGAAAAACTTTTGAAGTTAGACGACAAACGTTCGTTAGCTTTAAAACTCCTTTCGACTATGCTTGATAAAACCAAAATCAGTGGACCGGAAAAAATCGGAAAAACACCTGCAGAATGGAGCGAAATGCCTCCTGGTGGTGGATCTGGTGGAAGACGGCGTCGTGATGAAGGTGGATCTGGTGGCGGCGGTCGCGGTGGTTACCGTGGTGGAAGATCCAACAGTGACAGAGGGGAAAGGAGCGAACGCGGAGAACGCAGTGAGCGAGGTGGGGATTCCCGCCGTAGCAGCTCACCCTCTTCTAAAAAAGAAGGTGGCGTTTACGTAAAGGCTGCCGGGAAAAAAACTCAGCGTTTTCGAAACAAGTAG
- a CDS encoding KamA family radical SAM protein, which translates to MTWSDWKWQLQNRITTLGDLEEKLTLTDEERESFAPALADFSFAVTPYYLEQIDQKNPNCPIRKQVLPRAGELKKNPNEVEDPLAEERYMPVKGVTHRYPDRAIWYISHVCAVYCRFCTRKRKVSDPEETPNRNEWEKALEYFRTHTELREVILSGGDPLTLSDSSLDYLLGELKSIPHLNQIRIHSRHPVTMPMRLTESLASVFAKYFPLYMVTHFNHPNEITEETKMYVMRMIKAGHLSIFNQTVLLSGINDDEKVLSELNYKLISIGIKPYYLHQCDEVFGSSDFVVPIERGIEIYRKLRGFHSGITIPSYVKDLTGGGGKVLLSPDYFQKKTKDGYLFQNYLGDEYEVGH; encoded by the coding sequence ATGACTTGGTCGGATTGGAAATGGCAATTACAAAACCGAATCACTACCCTAGGAGATTTGGAAGAAAAACTGACTCTTACTGATGAAGAGAGGGAAAGTTTTGCACCTGCATTGGCAGATTTTAGTTTTGCTGTCACCCCGTACTATTTAGAACAAATCGATCAAAAGAATCCCAACTGCCCTATTCGCAAACAAGTCCTTCCACGTGCAGGTGAATTGAAAAAAAATCCCAATGAAGTGGAAGACCCTTTGGCAGAAGAAAGATATATGCCCGTCAAAGGAGTGACCCATAGATACCCGGACCGTGCCATTTGGTATATTTCTCATGTATGTGCTGTATATTGTAGGTTTTGTACAAGGAAACGAAAGGTGTCTGACCCAGAAGAAACTCCCAATCGCAACGAATGGGAAAAAGCATTAGAATACTTTCGCACACATACGGAACTACGTGAGGTCATTTTGTCCGGCGGTGACCCCCTTACCCTCTCTGATTCTTCCCTTGATTATCTTTTGGGTGAGTTAAAATCCATCCCCCATCTCAACCAAATACGAATCCATTCCCGTCATCCAGTTACGATGCCCATGCGACTTACTGAATCGCTTGCATCTGTATTTGCAAAATATTTTCCCCTGTATATGGTCACTCATTTCAACCATCCAAATGAAATCACAGAAGAGACTAAAATGTATGTTATGCGAATGATAAAAGCAGGACACCTTTCTATTTTCAATCAAACTGTATTGCTATCTGGAATCAATGATGATGAAAAAGTATTATCCGAACTAAATTACAAACTCATATCCATCGGGATCAAACCTTATTACCTCCACCAATGTGATGAAGTGTTTGGAAGTTCTGATTTTGTTGTGCCTATTGAACGAGGGATTGAAATCTATAGAAAACTCCGTGGTTTCCATTCAGGTATAACGATTCCTAGTTATGTAAAAGACTTAACGGGTGGTGGAGGTAAGGTCCTTCTTTCACCAGACTATTTCCAAAAGAAAACAAAAGATGGATACCTTTTCCAAAATTATTTAGGAGATGAATATGAAGTGGGTCATTAA
- a CDS encoding ATP-binding response regulator produces MLIAPLPKNETARLLALKRLEILDTPEEEMFDEITSLASMICNAPISLVSLIDETRQWFKSHHGLNTRETPRSLAFCSHAILGDELFLIPNAKEDLRFQNNPLVNEAPNVIFYAGIPLALDDQIKLGTLCVIDNKPRELSADQIQMLKLLGKQTVRLLQMRKDRDRLEIEKRSAERATAAKRDFIAAISHDIRNPLNSLLGMSEMIRDTEMTPTILSYVDHIKNAGEVILHLVNDTIELSRLEESESSLNNEWFHLGQCLSIFNLFFIEETKRKKIEFKLNNNVSNQTFLLSDLRKMEKIIWNLTANAVKFTSKGSVQCVVDLEIKTETNAILHIQIKDTGPGISPEVKNKLFQKYNEFLPEGCEISGSGLGLSIVKLSLEELGGSIEVDSEVGIGSSFKVKIPVVWKKEEDPKLTSNHKTKKVTSLPSFQKTLKVLIADDNELNRKVLRSYLKSLPIEVTETNNGIDTLRELDHSQFDIAFLDIEMQGKHGTEIAKSLSGKPHRPILFACTGLCMPEEKNLILASGFDYFMPKPYLKEELYAHLTEIAQKSR; encoded by the coding sequence ATGCTGATTGCTCCTTTACCAAAGAATGAGACAGCGCGCCTTTTGGCATTGAAAAGGCTAGAAATTCTCGATACACCGGAAGAGGAGATGTTTGATGAAATTACAAGTCTTGCTTCCATGATTTGTAATGCACCCATTTCTTTAGTCAGCCTTATCGATGAAACAAGGCAATGGTTCAAATCCCACCATGGATTGAACACACGAGAAACTCCAAGGTCCCTCGCTTTTTGTTCTCATGCTATTTTAGGGGATGAACTTTTTTTAATTCCCAACGCCAAAGAAGATTTACGTTTTCAAAACAACCCCCTGGTCAACGAGGCACCCAATGTCATATTTTATGCTGGGATTCCTCTAGCATTGGATGACCAGATCAAACTGGGAACTCTTTGTGTCATTGATAACAAACCGAGAGAACTGAGTGCCGACCAAATCCAAATGTTGAAGTTACTAGGAAAACAAACCGTTCGTTTGTTACAAATGCGTAAAGATAGAGATAGATTGGAAATTGAAAAACGTTCGGCAGAAAGAGCAACGGCAGCCAAACGAGATTTTATCGCTGCCATTAGTCATGATATCCGTAACCCATTAAATTCTCTTCTTGGTATGTCGGAGATGATCAGAGATACAGAGATGACTCCAACCATTCTTAGTTATGTAGACCATATTAAAAATGCAGGAGAAGTCATTTTACATTTAGTCAACGATACGATTGAACTCTCAAGACTGGAAGAAAGCGAAAGTTCATTGAACAATGAATGGTTTCATTTGGGCCAATGTTTATCTATTTTTAATTTATTTTTCATTGAAGAAACAAAACGTAAAAAAATTGAATTTAAATTAAACAACAATGTTTCTAATCAAACTTTCTTATTATCCGATTTACGTAAAATGGAAAAAATCATTTGGAACCTAACTGCCAATGCAGTTAAGTTTACTTCAAAAGGAAGTGTTCAATGTGTAGTTGATTTAGAAATTAAAACAGAAACAAATGCAATTTTACACATACAAATCAAAGACACGGGACCAGGCATTTCGCCTGAAGTTAAAAACAAACTCTTTCAAAAATACAATGAATTTCTACCTGAAGGTTGCGAAATCTCGGGCTCAGGTCTTGGTTTATCTATCGTGAAACTTTCCTTAGAAGAGTTAGGTGGTAGCATAGAAGTTGATTCAGAAGTTGGAATTGGTTCTAGTTTCAAAGTAAAAATTCCAGTAGTTTGGAAAAAGGAAGAAGATCCAAAACTCACTTCAAATCATAAAACAAAAAAAGTTACGTCACTTCCAAGTTTTCAAAAAACTTTAAAAGTCTTAATTGCTGATGACAATGAACTCAACCGAAAAGTGCTTCGTAGTTATCTTAAATCCCTACCTATTGAAGTGACCGAGACAAATAACGGTATTGATACACTAAGAGAACTGGACCATTCCCAGTTTGATATTGCTTTTTTGGATATCGAAATGCAGGGAAAACATGGAACAGAAATTGCGAAATCACTTTCAGGAAAACCCCATCGACCAATACTCTTTGCATGCACAGGCCTTTGTATGCCGGAAGAGAAAAACCTAATTTTGGCATCAGGATTTGATTACTTTATGCCCAAACCCTATCTCAAAGAAGAACTATATGCCCATCTAACGGAAATCGCACAAAAAAGCCGATAA
- a CDS encoding TetR/AcrR family transcriptional regulator, whose protein sequence is MSQKKSAGPTPEMSASRNDIRERILKAALSVLKKGGREALTTRSVSAAAKVQAPTLYRLFGDMRGLLDAVAESGFVAAFNKKKEQKPSPDPVEDLRRAWDSHITFGLENPVLYVLMFGEPRPELNLPIIEKSKELLSELVHRIAVAGQLQVTEKRAAELIYSFSSGIVLSLLAMPEEIRDVNLSYDAREVLVSAITNKKPSQKSSSSDIGSAAITLQALLPSASSLSEGERTLLKELLDRIANQK, encoded by the coding sequence GTGTCTCAAAAAAAGTCTGCAGGCCCAACTCCTGAAATGAGTGCATCCCGAAATGATATTCGTGAGAGGATTCTCAAAGCGGCTCTAAGTGTATTAAAGAAAGGCGGTCGAGAGGCCTTAACGACGAGGAGTGTCTCTGCTGCAGCGAAGGTGCAAGCTCCGACTCTTTATCGTTTGTTTGGTGATATGCGAGGCCTACTTGATGCCGTAGCTGAATCTGGATTTGTCGCAGCCTTTAACAAGAAGAAAGAACAAAAACCAAGTCCTGATCCTGTAGAAGATCTCCGAAGGGCATGGGATTCTCATATTACCTTTGGACTTGAAAACCCAGTCCTTTATGTGTTGATGTTTGGTGAACCAAGGCCGGAATTAAACTTACCCATCATCGAAAAATCAAAAGAACTTCTTAGTGAACTAGTCCACCGCATAGCAGTTGCGGGTCAGCTGCAGGTGACTGAAAAACGTGCGGCCGAATTGATTTATTCCTTTAGTTCTGGAATCGTACTCAGCCTACTTGCGATGCCAGAAGAAATACGCGATGTCAACCTTTCTTATGATGCACGCGAGGTGCTTGTTTCGGCGATTACAAATAAAAAACCATCCCAAAAATCCTCTAGCTCCGACATCGGGTCGGCTGCAATTACTTTGCAAGCGTTACTGCCGAGTGCCTCCTCACTTTCGGAGGGAGAGCGCACTCTCCTAAAAGAATTATTAGATAGAATCGCAAACCAAAAATAA
- a CDS encoding zinc-dependent alcohol dehydrogenase family protein codes for MLNKVWEIQGSFGLENLKQTTRDLSESLTPKEVLVRLTATSLNYRDYLMVIGTYNPRQKLPLIPCSDGAGVVEAVGSEVTLWKKGDRVLPIFAQKWMDGAPNMDNLRSTLGGPHDGCLANFGKFQEEGLVATPNHLNDKEAATLGCAGLTAYNAVVNFGGIEPGSDVLCLGTGGVSLFALQFAKMMGSRVIITSSSDEKLERAKTLGADVTINYATKTNWERDVRKHTKMAGADLIIEVGGAGTMQKSMMSVKPYGIIALIGVLAGGESSLSLYPILMQGVKVQGVIVGSRADFEKMNRAIEQNKMKPVVDKVFGWDEVPEALQYLQTGKHFGKVVVSWE; via the coding sequence ATGTTAAACAAAGTATGGGAAATCCAAGGATCATTCGGATTAGAAAACCTAAAACAAACTACAAGGGATCTTTCTGAATCACTGACTCCTAAAGAAGTTCTCGTTCGCCTAACAGCCACTTCACTAAACTATCGTGATTATTTAATGGTGATTGGAACTTATAACCCAAGGCAAAAACTTCCCCTCATCCCTTGTTCTGATGGAGCCGGTGTGGTGGAAGCTGTTGGATCTGAGGTCACTCTTTGGAAAAAAGGAGACCGGGTGCTTCCGATTTTTGCCCAGAAGTGGATGGATGGGGCACCAAATATGGACAACCTCCGTTCCACTCTCGGTGGTCCACATGACGGCTGTTTAGCGAATTTTGGTAAATTCCAAGAAGAAGGCCTTGTCGCCACACCAAACCACTTAAACGATAAAGAAGCAGCCACATTGGGATGCGCTGGGCTCACTGCCTACAATGCCGTTGTGAATTTTGGAGGGATTGAACCTGGATCCGATGTACTTTGTTTAGGAACTGGGGGTGTTTCTCTATTTGCCTTACAATTTGCAAAAATGATGGGATCTCGGGTCATCATCACATCATCCAGTGATGAAAAACTAGAACGTGCCAAAACCCTCGGTGCGGACGTTACCATCAACTATGCAACCAAAACCAACTGGGAACGAGATGTCCGTAAACATACCAAGATGGCAGGTGCCGATCTCATCATCGAAGTGGGTGGTGCTGGCACGATGCAAAAATCAATGATGAGTGTCAAACCATACGGTATCATTGCTCTCATCGGAGTCCTTGCTGGTGGAGAATCAAGCCTTTCTCTTTACCCGATTCTTATGCAAGGAGTCAAAGTCCAAGGTGTGATCGTCGGAAGCCGCGCCGATTTTGAAAAAATGAACCGAGCCATCGAACAAAATAAAATGAAACCCGTTGTGGACAAAGTGTTCGGTTGGGATGAAGTCCCAGAGGCCTTACAGTATTTGCAAACCGGGAAACATTTTGGGAAAGTGGTGGTGAGTTGGGAATAG
- the msrB gene encoding peptide-methionine (R)-S-oxide reductase MsrB: MNRFLSTILLLFFLAFGLILLSSCMETSSHPPKKTENPELRKKLTDLQYRVTQEEETEPAFRNEYWDNHKEGIYVDIVSKEPLFSSKDKFESGTGWPSFSKPLVKENVIEVTDNSYGMTRTEVRSKKANSHLGHVFDDGPAPTNKRYCMNSASMEFIPKEKLKERGYGSYLSEFAELEKNK; the protein is encoded by the coding sequence ATGAATCGTTTCCTTTCTACCATTTTGCTTTTGTTCTTTTTGGCATTCGGATTGATCTTACTTTCCTCTTGTATGGAAACATCTTCTCATCCACCAAAAAAAACAGAAAACCCGGAACTAAGAAAAAAACTAACTGACCTTCAGTATCGAGTCACTCAAGAAGAGGAGACGGAACCTGCTTTTCGAAATGAATATTGGGACAATCACAAAGAAGGTATCTACGTAGACATTGTTTCCAAAGAACCACTTTTTAGTTCGAAGGATAAATTTGAATCTGGTACAGGATGGCCAAGTTTTTCAAAACCACTAGTCAAAGAAAACGTAATTGAGGTGACAGACAATTCTTATGGGATGACACGAACGGAGGTACGTTCCAAAAAAGCAAATTCTCATTTGGGTCATGTATTTGATGATGGGCCAGCACCAACAAACAAACGCTATTGTATGAATTCGGCGTCAATGGAGTTTATTCCCAAAGAAAAACTTAAAGAAAGAGGATACGGATCTTATCTTTCAGAGTTTGCGGAATTAGAAAAAAACAAGTAA
- the efp gene encoding elongation factor P produces MNLGITEVKKGMILKIENELYSVVKTEFVNPGKGSAFIRTKLKNIVRDSSIERTFKAAEKLESVDLERRKMQYCYADGDQIIFMDINDYEQIPVSKDYVEDILPFMKEETPVEVSFYNDKPIGVTPPNFAILEVTYAEDGLKGDTTGLALKRVTVETGGEVQVPIFIKQGDTVKIDLRDLTYVERVNK; encoded by the coding sequence ATGAACTTAGGCATTACAGAAGTAAAAAAAGGAATGATCCTCAAGATCGAAAATGAGCTTTATTCCGTCGTCAAAACAGAGTTTGTGAACCCAGGAAAGGGTTCTGCATTCATCCGTACCAAACTGAAAAACATTGTCCGCGATTCTTCCATTGAAAGAACCTTCAAAGCGGCTGAAAAATTAGAAAGTGTGGATTTGGAACGTCGTAAAATGCAGTATTGTTACGCAGACGGTGACCAAATCATTTTTATGGATATCAACGATTACGAACAGATCCCTGTTTCCAAAGATTATGTGGAAGATATCCTTCCATTTATGAAAGAAGAAACTCCGGTGGAAGTTTCGTTTTACAATGACAAACCAATCGGTGTCACACCTCCTAACTTTGCTATATTGGAAGTGACTTATGCAGAAGATGGTCTCAAAGGGGATACAACAGGTCTTGCACTCAAACGAGTGACTGTGGAAACTGGTGGAGAAGTTCAAGTTCCCATCTTTATCAAACAGGGAGACACTGTTAAAATTGACCTTCGAGATTTGACTTACGTGGAGCGCGTGAACAAATAG
- a CDS encoding SAM-dependent methyltransferase, translating to MNFTDSSKKEEGSSFSINALLEKDIFPDWLIRFRIRQLLNLRIKQERKENVTAGLQHKMNYVNELKKSPIAVHTDAANEQHYEVPSDFFTYVMGPRMKYSSGYWPTLDTSFAESEEEMLRITVERAEIQNGMKVLDLGCGWGSISLYIAEKFPKSKVTGVSNSRTQKEFIDKRAKERGLKNLTIITKDMNDFTTKDKFDRIVSVEMLEHMKNYEKLFEKLSKFLVADGKFFVHIFTHREFAYPFEVIDETDWMAKYFFTGGQMPSDDLFLYFQKDFLIENHWVVNGTHYARTSEAWYDNMTQNKDKLLPILASTYGEKEKTKWFVYWKVFFLACAELWGYRNGEEWFVSHYLFRKR from the coding sequence ATGAATTTTACGGATTCTTCCAAAAAAGAAGAAGGTTCTTCTTTTAGTATCAACGCACTGCTAGAAAAGGATATCTTTCCTGATTGGCTCATTCGATTTCGCATCCGTCAACTTTTGAATTTGCGAATCAAACAAGAAAGAAAAGAGAATGTTACGGCTGGGCTCCAACATAAAATGAATTATGTGAACGAGTTAAAAAAATCTCCGATTGCCGTACATACGGATGCGGCAAACGAACAACATTACGAAGTCCCCAGCGATTTTTTTACGTATGTAATGGGACCTAGGATGAAGTATTCTTCTGGGTATTGGCCCACTCTCGATACAAGTTTTGCTGAATCCGAAGAAGAGATGTTACGAATCACGGTAGAACGTGCAGAGATTCAGAATGGAATGAAAGTTTTGGATTTAGGATGTGGTTGGGGGAGTATATCTCTCTATATCGCAGAAAAATTTCCGAAATCAAAAGTTACAGGTGTATCCAACTCGCGTACACAAAAAGAGTTCATAGACAAACGAGCCAAAGAACGTGGATTAAAAAATCTAACCATCATCACTAAAGATATGAACGATTTTACTACCAAGGACAAGTTTGATCGGATTGTTTCTGTAGAAATGTTAGAACATATGAAAAACTACGAAAAACTCTTTGAAAAACTATCTAAGTTTCTTGTGGCGGATGGAAAGTTTTTTGTACATATCTTCACTCATAGAGAATTTGCTTATCCATTTGAAGTCATTGATGAAACGGATTGGATGGCGAAGTATTTTTTTACTGGTGGGCAGATGCCTTCGGATGATCTATTTTTATACTTCCAAAAAGATTTCCTTATCGAAAACCATTGGGTTGTGAATGGAACTCATTATGCGAGAACAAGTGAAGCTTGGTATGATAATATGACCCAAAACAAGGATAAACTTTTGCCTATCCTTGCCAGTACTTACGGCGAAAAAGAAAAAACCAAATGGTTTGTTTATTGGAAAGTTTTCTTTCTCGCCTGTGCTGAGTTATGGGGTTACCGAAACGGTGAAGAGTGGTTTGTGAGCCACTACTTGTTTCGAAAACGCTGA
- a CDS encoding DUF1295 domain-containing protein, whose translation MENLFFSYLTAVIFTFLLMTLMWFWGKSRDNYAVIDVGWGLVIAGIASVLVFFGTGTVFAKWAVLIPVWIWALRLSGFLYWTRIRTNHPEDKRYAGFRKDYGDKVHQKMFTNVFLLQGFLALFLSFPFYFAAQWNLFPNSGMMGPNGYLMVVLGWIFFVVGVIGEGIADRDLHKFVSDPKNKGKVCDLGLWKYTRHPNYFFEWVIWLGIGIIPILSAPWAALSLFTPVFMFVLLRFVSGVPFAEKYSLLSKGDGFREYMRTTNAFFPWFPKQK comes from the coding sequence TTGGAAAATTTATTTTTTTCGTATTTAACTGCTGTTATATTCACATTTCTATTGATGACTCTCATGTGGTTTTGGGGAAAATCCAGAGATAACTATGCCGTCATCGATGTGGGTTGGGGGCTTGTCATCGCTGGAATTGCGAGTGTTCTCGTTTTTTTTGGCACTGGGACTGTTTTTGCGAAATGGGCAGTGCTCATTCCTGTTTGGATTTGGGCCCTTCGTTTGTCTGGGTTTCTATATTGGACACGCATCCGTACAAACCATCCTGAAGACAAAAGGTACGCTGGATTTCGAAAGGACTACGGCGACAAAGTCCATCAGAAGATGTTTACCAATGTGTTTCTATTACAAGGGTTTCTCGCACTTTTTCTTTCTTTTCCTTTTTACTTTGCCGCGCAGTGGAACTTATTTCCCAACTCCGGGATGATGGGACCTAACGGGTATTTAATGGTAGTTCTTGGTTGGATTTTTTTTGTAGTGGGAGTCATCGGGGAAGGAATCGCTGATAGGGACCTTCACAAATTTGTATCAGATCCAAAAAACAAAGGGAAAGTTTGTGATCTAGGACTTTGGAAGTACACAAGACATCCCAATTATTTTTTTGAATGGGTGATCTGGCTTGGAATTGGGATCATTCCGATTCTTTCTGCACCTTGGGCAGCCCTTTCCCTATTTACACCAGTCTTTATGTTTGTATTGTTACGATTTGTTTCCGGTGTTCCTTTTGCAGAAAAATATTCCCTTCTTTCCAAAGGAGATGGTTTTCGCGAATATATGCGCACCACAAATGCATTTTTCCCCTGGTTCCCAAAACAAAAATAA
- the mtnB gene encoding methylthioribulose 1-phosphate dehydratase — MDSLPYLKALTKLSHTYYERQWMYATAGNLSARTGNTFWITASGKHKGELTETDFVSVSVEDGTLVSAGEGLKPSAETSIHQVVYSKIPDACAALHVHTLDSNLLEFGIGKEEGFRELPLPPIEIIKAFGIWDEKPNLTFPVFYNHTNVPTIASEIKRYIETKGIPQVPFLLIEGHGPTVWGKSVAEANKHLEAVHFLLQVMARRI; from the coding sequence TTGGATTCTCTCCCTTACTTAAAAGCACTGACTAAACTTTCCCATACCTATTATGAAAGGCAGTGGATGTATGCCACTGCTGGAAATCTCTCTGCACGTACAGGAAATACATTTTGGATCACTGCTTCTGGGAAACATAAGGGAGAACTGACAGAAACTGACTTTGTTTCTGTTTCTGTGGAAGACGGAACCTTAGTTTCTGCGGGAGAAGGCCTCAAACCTTCTGCAGAAACTAGCATCCATCAGGTGGTGTATTCGAAAATTCCTGATGCTTGTGCAGCCCTTCATGTCCATACTCTGGATTCTAATTTGTTAGAATTTGGAATTGGAAAAGAAGAGGGGTTTCGGGAACTTCCTCTCCCTCCGATTGAAATCATCAAAGCGTTTGGGATTTGGGATGAAAAACCGAACCTTACGTTTCCTGTTTTTTATAACCACACCAATGTGCCAACCATAGCTTCGGAAATCAAACGTTACATTGAAACGAAAGGGATACCTCAAGTTCCTTTTTTACTCATTGAAGGCCATGGGCCTACCGTTTGGGGAAAATCAGTGGCTGAAGCCAATAAACATTTGGAAGCGGTTCATTTTCTTTTGCAAGTGATGGCAAGACGGATATGA